One window of Desulfobacca acetoxidans DSM 11109 genomic DNA carries:
- a CDS encoding type II toxin-antitoxin system RelE family toxin — translation MALYKIEWKSSAIRELRGLEKSIIRKILAEVEKLANNPHPIGSKKLRGSKYSYRLKMGNYRVVYKVSSSVLTIEIIRVGHRREVYN, via the coding sequence ATGGCCTTATATAAGATCGAGTGGAAAAGTTCGGCGATCAGGGAACTTAGAGGGCTCGAAAAGAGTATTATTAGAAAAATTCTGGCAGAAGTGGAGAAGCTTGCGAATAACCCCCATCCTATCGGGAGTAAAAAGCTCAGGGGCAGTAAATATAGTTACAGGCTCAAGATGGGAAATTATCGGGTAGTATATAAGGTAAGTTCTTCTGTTCTTACCATTGAGATAATCAGGGTTGGACACCGTCGGGAAGTCTATAACTAG
- a CDS encoding coiled-coil domain-containing protein, with protein MRAIAFDTLNFAKKLKSANFSQEQAEAMAEAMAGVVEEQLATKQDLREMEMRLEVKLSELKSDLIKWIFGLVIGQGAFIAFIVKFLK; from the coding sequence ATGAGAGCAATCGCCTTTGATACCTTAAATTTTGCCAAAAAACTAAAATCGGCCAATTTCAGCCAAGAGCAGGCTGAGGCTATGGCTGAAGCTATGGCCGGGGTAGTAGAAGAACAGTTAGCCACTAAACAAGACTTGAGAGAAATGGAAATGCGTCTTGAGGTCAAGCTATCTGAACTAAAATCAGACCTGATCAAATGGATTTTCGGGCTGGTCATCGGCCAAGGGGCCTTCATTGCTTTTATCGTTAAGTTCCTCAAATAA
- the cas6 gene encoding CRISPR system precrRNA processing endoribonuclease RAMP protein Cas6, with protein sequence MMADSAFPPWRFARFRFLVRFRDNAILPPYKGAIFRGVFGKTLRKLVCIAPQAECRECAFAAKCLYVAIFEPSPPPGAPEARKYLKAPRPFVLNPPLTNRQSFHAGDSLNFDLVLIGPAIEALPYFIYIFQEVGKKGLGRERSRYDLMRVESVREGQRAVIYEKETIFADRLHAETGPVTRPGDAAVREVTLELLTPLRLKVRGDLATDLSFGLWWENLSRRLGLLAAFYGEGREPDWDGLSDKAAGITTRESRLHWYDWERYSFSQKELMKLGGLKGTITFAGELGPFMPYLRLGEQVNLGQGTTFGLGRYGLGRGNTISRGCDGRQE encoded by the coding sequence ATGATGGCAGATTCCGCCTTTCCACCCTGGCGTTTTGCCCGGTTTCGTTTTCTGGTACGTTTCAGGGACAATGCCATTCTTCCCCCGTATAAAGGAGCCATTTTTCGGGGCGTCTTTGGAAAGACGTTACGGAAGCTGGTCTGCATCGCCCCCCAGGCGGAATGCCGGGAGTGCGCCTTTGCCGCCAAGTGTTTATACGTTGCCATTTTTGAGCCGTCGCCGCCGCCGGGCGCGCCTGAGGCCCGGAAATACCTAAAGGCCCCCCGGCCCTTCGTTCTGAACCCGCCGTTAACCAACCGGCAATCCTTTCATGCCGGCGACAGCCTGAATTTCGACCTGGTGTTGATCGGACCGGCCATCGAGGCCCTCCCCTATTTTATCTATATTTTTCAGGAGGTGGGCAAGAAGGGGTTGGGGCGGGAGCGGAGCCGGTATGACCTCATGCGGGTGGAGTCGGTCCGGGAGGGGCAAAGGGCGGTGATCTATGAGAAGGAGACAATCTTCGCCGACCGGCTGCACGCGGAGACCGGGCCGGTGACGCGGCCGGGGGATGCTGCGGTGCGGGAGGTTACCCTGGAATTGCTGACGCCGCTGCGGTTGAAGGTTCGGGGGGACCTGGCCACGGATTTAAGCTTTGGCTTGTGGTGGGAGAACCTGAGCCGACGTCTGGGGCTGCTGGCGGCGTTTTACGGGGAGGGCCGGGAGCCGGATTGGGACGGCCTGTCAGACAAGGCCGCGGGTATAACAACCAGGGAGAGCCGGCTGCACTGGTACGACTGGGAGCGCTATTCCTTCAGCCAGAAAGAACTGATGAAGCTGGGGGGCCTGAAAGGGACGATCACCTTTGCCGGGGAGTTGGGGCCGTTCATGCCCTACCTACGCTTGGGGGAGCAGGTGAACCTGGGCCAGGGAACAACGTTCGGGTTGGGGAGGTATGGGTTGGGCCGGGGAAATACAATTTCCCGGGGGTGTGATGGGAGACAGGAATGA
- the icd gene encoding isocitrate dehydrogenase (NADP(+)): MTDTTSLTGEKITFDGTGKLRVPDNPIILYIEGDGTGPDIWRATVRVLDGAVARAYGGRRRIVWREALAGEKAYEAVGSHLPEETLKAIKEYLVALKGPLTTPVGGGFRSINVTLRQVLDLYACIRPVRYYAGTPSPLREPEKTNMVIFRENTEDVYAGIEWPAQSSEARKVVNFLNTQMGCHISPEAGIGIKPMSAAGSQRLVRKAIIFALQTGRPSVTLMHKGNIMKYTEGAFKTWGYELAAAEFKDRVITEEQLWREFDGRAPADRIIIKDRIADSIFQQVLLRPEEYSVIATPNLNGDYLSDALAAQVGGLGMAPGANIGDRYAVFEATHGSAPKYANLDKINPSSLILSGTMMLEYLDWTEAANLIHEGLARTIQARTVTYDLARLMPGARELSCSGFASALLDNLSCGPS; encoded by the coding sequence ATGACTGACACCACATCTTTAACAGGCGAGAAAATTACCTTTGATGGGACCGGCAAGCTCCGGGTTCCGGATAATCCCATCATCCTCTATATTGAAGGCGACGGGACCGGCCCCGACATCTGGCGGGCAACGGTGCGGGTTTTGGACGGGGCGGTAGCCCGGGCCTACGGCGGCCGACGGCGGATTGTCTGGCGGGAGGCCCTGGCCGGAGAAAAGGCTTATGAGGCCGTCGGCAGCCACCTGCCGGAAGAGACTCTGAAGGCCATCAAAGAGTATCTGGTAGCGTTGAAAGGCCCCCTCACCACACCGGTGGGGGGAGGCTTTCGGTCGATCAACGTGACGCTGCGCCAGGTCTTGGATCTCTATGCCTGCATCCGCCCGGTGCGCTACTATGCTGGAACTCCCAGCCCTTTAAGAGAACCGGAAAAAACCAATATGGTGATCTTTCGGGAAAATACCGAAGATGTCTACGCCGGCATCGAATGGCCGGCCCAGAGTTCGGAGGCCCGTAAGGTAGTAAACTTCCTGAACACCCAGATGGGTTGCCATATCTCTCCGGAGGCCGGCATCGGCATTAAACCCATGAGCGCTGCCGGTTCCCAGCGGCTGGTGCGGAAAGCCATCATCTTTGCCCTGCAGACGGGCCGGCCCAGCGTCACCCTGATGCACAAAGGCAACATCATGAAGTATACCGAAGGAGCTTTTAAAACCTGGGGCTATGAGCTGGCGGCGGCGGAATTCAAAGACCGGGTGATTACCGAGGAGCAACTCTGGCGTGAGTTTGACGGCCGCGCTCCGGCCGATCGAATTATTATCAAGGACCGCATCGCCGACTCCATCTTCCAGCAGGTGCTGCTGCGCCCCGAGGAATACAGCGTCATTGCCACCCCCAACCTGAACGGCGACTACCTCTCGGATGCCCTGGCGGCCCAGGTAGGCGGTCTGGGCATGGCCCCCGGCGCCAACATCGGCGACCGCTACGCCGTCTTTGAGGCCACCCACGGCAGCGCCCCGAAATACGCCAACCTGGACAAGATCAACCCGAGCTCCCTCATCCTGTCGGGAACCATGATGCTAGAATATCTCGACTGGACCGAAGCCGCCAATCTCATCCACGAGGGCTTGGCGCGGACCATCCAGGCCAGGACCGTTACCTACGACTTGGCCCGCCTCATGCCCGGAGCCCGAGAACTATCCTGTTCCGGATTTGCCTCGGCGCTGCTTGATAATCTCTCGTGCGGGCCATCTTAG
- the cas2 gene encoding CRISPR-associated endonuclease Cas2 — translation MMFYAISYDIRDNRRRLRVAKILKDYGERVQLSVFEADLDEKSLARLKKRLEKCLDLTADGLRLYPLCGACRPRIEIMGQGVVSQDPDYIIL, via the coding sequence ATGATGTTTTATGCTATCAGTTATGATATCCGCGACAACCGGAGGCGTTTGCGGGTTGCCAAGATTCTGAAGGATTACGGCGAGCGGGTGCAGCTCTCGGTGTTCGAGGCCGATCTGGATGAAAAATCTTTGGCCAGGTTGAAAAAGCGGTTGGAGAAATGCCTGGACTTAACGGCAGACGGCCTCAGGCTGTATCCCCTCTGCGGCGCCTGTCGGCCCCGGATAGAGATAATGGGACAGGGAGTGGTTTCGCAAGATCCTGATTATATTATTTTATAA
- a CDS encoding potassium channel family protein, translated as MKWKKHICVIGLGQFGMELARELSKSCEVLALDVNEDLVYAIADDVQRAMAVDARDYASLKQVVTADFDEVIVSLGESLEASILCTLHLKKIGVKMIRAKVMSEDHAAILHSLGVQEVIFPERETAWRLAVQIMNPNLLDYIPLEAGYRVMDVAPPNSFYGRSLMELGLRKQYGVFVIAVKELVPQRFVFLPEPSFVVKPSDILVMIGREEQLALLQEKAA; from the coding sequence ATGAAGTGGAAAAAACATATCTGCGTTATCGGGTTGGGGCAGTTCGGTATGGAGCTGGCCCGGGAGCTGTCGAAAAGCTGTGAAGTGCTGGCTTTGGATGTAAATGAAGACTTGGTCTATGCCATTGCCGACGATGTGCAACGGGCCATGGCGGTGGACGCGCGGGATTATGCCAGTCTGAAGCAGGTGGTGACGGCGGATTTTGATGAGGTTATCGTCAGTTTGGGTGAGAGCCTCGAAGCCAGTATCCTCTGCACCCTGCACCTCAAAAAGATCGGCGTCAAGATGATCCGCGCCAAGGTGATGAGCGAAGACCACGCCGCGATCTTGCATTCCCTGGGGGTGCAGGAAGTCATCTTCCCGGAGCGGGAGACCGCCTGGCGGCTGGCGGTCCAGATCATGAATCCCAATTTATTGGATTATATCCCGTTGGAGGCAGGGTACCGGGTGATGGACGTGGCGCCGCCGAACAGCTTCTACGGCCGCAGCCTGATGGAATTGGGTCTCCGGAAGCAATACGGCGTCTTCGTCATTGCCGTCAAGGAACTGGTGCCGCAGCGCTTTGTCTTCCTGCCGGAACCTAGTTTCGTGGTAAAGCCCAGCGATATTCTGGTCATGATCGGCCGCGAGGAACAACTGGCGCTCCTGCAGGAAAAAGCCGCCTAG
- a CDS encoding DUF4926 domain-containing protein, with protein sequence MFKELDIAVLRRDVPEHDLKSGDIGAIVHCYDVGEMYEVEFVDAGGKTVALLTLGAADIRAMDGSEILHVRGLEKAAA encoded by the coding sequence ATGTTTAAAGAATTGGACATTGCCGTGCTTAGGCGGGACGTGCCGGAACACGACCTCAAATCAGGAGATATTGGTGCCATAGTACACTGCTATGACGTCGGGGAGATGTATGAGGTTGAATTTGTGGACGCCGGGGGAAAAACTGTGGCCTTGTTGACATTGGGCGCGGCCGATATCAGAGCTATGGATGGTTCAGAGATTTTACACGTCCGGGGTTTGGAGAAGGCGGCGGCTTGA
- a CDS encoding TrkH family potassium uptake protein: protein MSSGFFRNAAFYLLINRFAPFLRSPQFLLISGFSAVIWVGAVFLWLPWSHQPGKVSFLNALFTSTSSVCVTGLIVVDTSTVYTTFGQVVILLLIQTGGLGVMTFAALTFQMLGRRLSLQSQMVLHDSFFQQDIGSDFRHLFFRILMTTVAIEAVGMMVIGLALFVRTGNWGQSCYSALFHSISAFCNAGFSIYKDSLVDLRDNQIILAAIMLLIIAGGLGHAVLLEFWRRLRPVWNQGHDQTPSRFWSTHARVVWRMTCCLIVIGTLGILFFGLTKDEVGWVERVSGALFQSVTARTAGFNTVNCGALPLSSLMLIIMLMFIGGSPGSCAGGIKTTSFAIWLAEMRSKLRGSQEVKILDRQVPPEILWRNTILIRLAAAWNIFGIFLLLYTETAPGVGMHDVVFEQISAFGTVGLSTGLTEKLSVVGRLWIILTMFIGRVGPLTVAMWIIPERHVMIRYPRGRIMIG from the coding sequence ATGAGCAGTGGATTTTTTCGAAATGCCGCATTCTACCTACTCATCAATAGGTTTGCGCCCTTCCTGCGATCGCCCCAGTTTTTGTTGATCAGTGGTTTTAGCGCGGTTATCTGGGTGGGAGCGGTGTTCCTCTGGCTGCCCTGGAGCCACCAACCGGGGAAGGTAAGTTTTTTAAATGCCCTGTTCACTTCTACGTCGTCAGTCTGCGTCACCGGCCTGATCGTGGTGGATACGAGCACGGTCTACACCACCTTTGGTCAGGTGGTGATCCTCCTGCTCATTCAAACCGGCGGGCTGGGGGTCATGACCTTTGCGGCGCTGACCTTTCAGATGCTAGGGCGGCGCTTGTCACTCCAATCCCAGATGGTCTTGCACGATTCTTTCTTTCAGCAGGATATTGGCTCTGATTTCCGTCACCTGTTTTTCCGCATCTTAATGACAACTGTTGCCATTGAGGCCGTGGGGATGATGGTTATCGGCCTGGCGTTGTTTGTGCGGACCGGCAATTGGGGGCAATCATGCTACAGTGCCCTCTTTCACTCAATCTCGGCCTTTTGCAACGCCGGTTTTTCCATTTATAAAGATAGCCTGGTCGATCTCAGAGATAATCAGATTATCCTGGCGGCGATAATGCTGCTGATCATTGCCGGTGGGCTGGGACATGCGGTTTTATTGGAGTTCTGGAGGAGGTTGCGGCCTGTTTGGAATCAAGGCCATGACCAGACCCCGTCGCGGTTCTGGTCGACCCATGCCAGGGTGGTCTGGCGCATGACCTGTTGTCTTATTGTTATCGGAACATTGGGGATATTGTTTTTCGGTTTAACCAAAGATGAGGTGGGATGGGTGGAAAGGGTTTCCGGGGCCCTATTCCAGTCGGTTACCGCCCGGACGGCAGGTTTCAACACGGTGAATTGCGGGGCCCTGCCGTTGAGTTCCCTCATGTTGATTATCATGTTGATGTTTATCGGCGGCTCGCCTGGTTCGTGCGCCGGAGGTATCAAGACAACCTCTTTCGCCATCTGGCTGGCCGAGATGCGCTCCAAACTGCGGGGCTCTCAAGAGGTAAAAATTTTAGACCGGCAGGTGCCCCCCGAGATCTTATGGCGCAATACCATCCTCATCCGCCTGGCTGCGGCCTGGAATATCTTCGGCATCTTTTTATTGTTGTATACCGAAACCGCGCCGGGGGTAGGTATGCATGACGTGGTCTTCGAACAGATTTCAGCTTTTGGCACGGTGGGGTTGTCGACCGGATTGACCGAAAAACTCTCCGTGGTCGGCCGCCTGTGGATTATTTTGACTATGTTTATCGGCCGGGTCGGGCCTCTCACCGTCGCGATGTGGATCATTCCCGAACGGCATGTAATGATTCGTTATCCTCGCGGCAGGATTATGATCGGATGA
- a CDS encoding reverse transcriptase domain-containing protein: MISEITVTSNLHHAFTRVEASQGMPGVDGVSLGGFKEDLAVNLAILGEELRSGEYAPLPLLRFLVAKRDGSPRPLSVPTVRDRVAQAAVLNSIEPIFEAQFEEVSFAYRKGRSVRQAAYRIKELRDQGYRFVVDADLDAFFDNINHELLLAKVANIITDPDILRLIGLWVQAEVYDGEKIYMMEKGIPQGAVISPVLANLFLDELDEGLIRKGYALVRYADDFVILARTRPEAEAAMAFTEEILEKMNLALDMEDTEITDFKRGFTYLGLIFAGEAILAPFDRPKRERKVLYMPPPFDLEKYFAGREKLKVKGNDNIDV; the protein is encoded by the coding sequence ATGATCTCTGAAATAACAGTCACCTCCAACCTCCATCACGCCTTCACCCGGGTCGAGGCCTCCCAGGGCATGCCCGGGGTGGATGGGGTGAGTTTGGGGGGATTTAAGGAGGATTTGGCGGTTAATCTGGCGATATTGGGGGAGGAGCTGAGAAGCGGGGAGTATGCGCCCCTGCCGCTGTTGCGCTTTCTGGTGGCCAAGCGGGATGGGTCCCCTCGGCCTTTGTCTGTCCCTACCGTGCGGGACCGGGTGGCCCAGGCGGCGGTATTGAATAGTATTGAGCCGATTTTCGAGGCTCAATTTGAGGAGGTCAGCTTCGCCTACCGGAAAGGTCGGTCGGTGAGGCAGGCGGCGTATCGAATCAAAGAATTGCGGGACCAGGGGTATCGGTTTGTGGTGGATGCCGATCTGGACGCCTTTTTCGACAACATTAACCATGAACTGTTGCTGGCCAAGGTTGCCAACATAATAACAGATCCGGACATCCTGAGATTGATCGGTCTCTGGGTCCAGGCCGAGGTGTATGACGGCGAGAAGATATATATGATGGAAAAAGGCATACCCCAGGGGGCGGTCATCTCTCCGGTTTTGGCAAATCTGTTTCTGGATGAACTGGATGAGGGGCTCATCCGAAAAGGCTACGCACTGGTGCGGTATGCGGACGACTTCGTGATTTTGGCCCGGACCCGGCCGGAGGCCGAAGCGGCCATGGCGTTTACCGAAGAAATCCTGGAGAAGATGAATCTGGCCCTGGATATGGAGGATACGGAGATTACAGATTTTAAGCGGGGATTTACGTATCTGGGGCTGATTTTCGCGGGGGAGGCGATTCTGGCTCCCTTTGACCGGCCAAAGAGGGAGCGGAAGGTTTTGTATATGCCGCCGCCTTTTGATTTGGAGAAGTATTTTGCGGGGAGGGAGAAATTAAAGGTAAAGGGTAATGATAACATTGATGTATAA
- the cas1 gene encoding CRISPR-associated endonuclease Cas1: MAFLYLSEQGACLQKTGERLVVAKEGETLLDLPVGKVEAVLIFGNVQFTTQAAHLLLQQGVEMALFTRRGRLVGQLTSPFTKNVTLRQAQYDRAADPEFALDLAKIIVGAKLTNSRGLLQEFARNHPESGLKGEIERLTELILQIGGSPNLAALLGLEGAAAHTYFQGLARMVRHGFGFSGRQHHPAPDPVNALLSLGYTLVYNEISSLLDGMGFDPYMGFYHQPRYGHATLASDLLEEFRALLVDRLTLSLINNRVFGEQDFFRHEPSGGMYLGDEPRKRYFQEYERYLTNVHHCPENGGETDFRRLFRRQAERLMRAVLLKGTYQPYTFFW; this comes from the coding sequence ATGGCTTTTCTTTACTTGAGTGAACAGGGCGCCTGTCTGCAGAAGACGGGGGAGCGGCTGGTGGTGGCCAAGGAGGGGGAGACTCTCCTGGACCTGCCGGTGGGCAAGGTTGAGGCGGTGCTGATTTTCGGCAATGTGCAGTTTACTACCCAGGCAGCACACCTGCTGCTGCAGCAGGGCGTGGAGATGGCCCTGTTTACCCGGCGGGGCCGACTGGTGGGGCAGCTGACGTCGCCGTTTACCAAGAATGTTACTTTGCGCCAGGCCCAGTATGATCGGGCCGCGGATCCGGAATTCGCCCTGGACCTGGCAAAAATAATCGTCGGCGCCAAACTCACCAACAGCCGGGGGCTGCTGCAGGAGTTTGCCCGCAACCACCCGGAGAGCGGACTCAAGGGAGAGATTGAGCGATTAACCGAGCTTATCCTCCAGATCGGCGGGAGCCCCAACCTAGCGGCCCTTCTGGGTCTGGAGGGCGCGGCAGCCCACACGTATTTCCAGGGATTGGCCCGGATGGTGCGGCACGGTTTCGGTTTTAGCGGGCGGCAGCATCACCCGGCCCCGGACCCGGTGAACGCTTTGCTCTCCCTAGGATATACCCTGGTGTATAATGAAATTTCCTCTCTGCTGGACGGCATGGGGTTTGATCCCTATATGGGCTTTTACCATCAGCCGCGCTACGGCCATGCCACTCTGGCCTCTGACCTGCTGGAAGAATTTCGAGCTTTATTGGTGGACCGCCTTACCCTGAGTCTGATTAACAATCGGGTGTTTGGGGAACAGGATTTTTTCCGCCATGAACCCTCCGGCGGGATGTATCTTGGGGATGAGCCCCGCAAGCGTTATTTCCAGGAATATGAACGGTATCTCACCAACGTGCATCACTGCCCCGAGAACGGGGGAGAAACTGATTTCCGGCGGCTTTTCCGGCGGCAGGCGGAACGGCTCATGCGGGCTGTGCTGCTTAAAGGAACCTACCAACCCTATACATTTTTCTGGTAA
- a CDS encoding DUF6883 domain-containing protein, whose translation MKLPNRDGAYIPRDKIIAYLLSPTHPVGRLKAHFFRSIGFDTSDITELEGQFLKIAHNEDVIAQIISPYGIKFIVDGVLERKGEAVAQIRTIWIIDAGGNYPRFVTAYPL comes from the coding sequence ATGAAGCTTCCAAACCGAGATGGGGCGTACATTCCTCGGGATAAAATTATTGCATACCTCCTATCGCCTACTCATCCAGTGGGGAGATTAAAGGCCCACTTTTTTCGGTCCATAGGTTTCGATACCAGTGATATAACTGAATTGGAGGGACAATTTTTAAAAATCGCCCATAACGAAGATGTTATAGCTCAAATAATCTCTCCTTACGGGATAAAATTTATCGTGGACGGTGTACTGGAGAGAAAGGGGGAGGCGGTGGCCCAGATCCGGACTATTTGGATAATCGATGCAGGCGGGAATTATCCCCGTTTTGTCACCGCCTACCCCTTATAA